A stretch of DNA from Chanos chanos chromosome 11, fChaCha1.1, whole genome shotgun sequence:
TATGAGTCAAAGGACAAATGAATATGCCCCATGTagggtgaggtgtgtgtattaCAAGTTTACAAAGGACAGGTGGGGAAGGGGCTATATTTCCTTTTGCGATCGGTAACAACTGCTCTAGTGCTTATGGGAATTCTAGGAAAATGCTGATATCTGTAGGTATCAGCTAATTCAATTCAATGCTTTTAAAGACCTTTTTAATTCCAATTTTAATGCCACTTTGACCTATGGTTACATCATTAAGGCTACACAAAAGCTACACTTTCTAATCAGACACTTCTGATGGGCTGTAACTCCACTGCTTAAGTGTTTTACAGCCACTGTAGAAAAAGGATTTATTAGAATTATTCAGAGTGGAGTTATTCAGATGGTCACATATGTTTACACTTATAGACCAATGAGAAAAGAGCCCTGACACTTAATGGAACACAAATCCCcatactgacatacacacacacacacacacacacacacacacaaacacacacacacacacacacacacacaccagactacCTTATATCATCATAGTTGTACACCAGCATAACAGAAAAGGAATAATCCAGAAGAAatagaatgtaaaaaaacaCTGGAGGCCTTGAGGAGgcatgtaaaacaaaactgaggagGTTTATTTAAGCTTATACTAAGATTCTTCTGTTTCCCCTTTTTCACATAAAGAAAGATACCATGACGACCCATCATCCTCTGTCCACTGCctcagattcacacagacagtggttCCCCGTGAACTCGAAAACAGTACACGCAGGTGTACTCAGGGTGACCCCAGTTGTTTAGGATACGGAGTTCCACCATCCTGTAAATCCTCTGCTCCGGAgacttctgagagagagagagagacagagagagagagagagagagagagagagattaaaattgAGAAACCGTTGGGAGGGTGAGTTGTAATTCATTGTAACATGTCTGTAAGTGCTTTGGTTGGTTACATGAGACAGGCAGTTAACTGATACATAAAAGGAACATTTATATTGGTAATTCATTTACATCTCTCCTGTCTAAACTGACTGCAGGGAATGTCATGTCAAATtatgtcagtactgaaggtgtGTATGttcctgtgtatatttgtattgaTGTTTATTATGAGGTCTGTAGCTGTCACTCACTGGCAGTTTGAATGTCTGAACTGACTCTCCCTCCTGATCGTAACTGAACTTTCCTAGAAGATTTCCTGCTTCATTCACACTGGACATACCCTGtgataacacaaacacagcatttatGGATGACGTCTCACTACTATAGTATATATCAGTCTCTGTTAGCAGTGGAGCTACTGTTGAAATGCTTCACTATGTAGCTGTGTGAGAtatcacacataaatacagatatAAACTTTTAAGAAGATGAGTATGACAGAACTCTGACCTACGACTCGAgtaatgtttctctgtctttacacGTTCACTCACATAAACAGCAAAGTCCTGTGGAGCGTTGTCGATCTGTCCAGTCGGGGACAGGACTCTGGGCAGATGATCCAGAGTCACGTGAGTGATGTGGATCGGGTAGGAGAGAGAAATCCCTACGAATCCCTCGGAACCACGGAAAGCCCAGTATTTTCCAGGGGACACCTCAGGCTGTGTGTCAAACGAACTACTTATTTAAAATCTTTTGTCTGAAACATGGAGGGATTGTCAGGGTGTGTCCTTGTTTAAATGGACTGTTTGCGTTGGCTGTCTGACAGTATTTGTGCTGAGCTATAAGTGATGTTTTACCTGTATAACCACACGAGGGCTCTCTGACCAATAGAACACAGGGAACCCAAACAGGCTTAAGTACGCTGCCCTGGTCTGATATGGCTCCGAACAACGCGTGTTTATCACACTcgcacctgtacacacacacacacataaatctcaGTTCTGAAATGTACCAAAGTCCATGTTAACCACACGCTCATTAGCAGTAATTAAATTGGAGGAGAGGTTGGACCTGCAGATTCCAAAGCGTAGTCCGCCATCCCGATCCCGTCACCTCTGTACAAACTCAGGGCTCTCTGAACAATCTTCTCCATGtcctaaaacaaacagttcaagtGCTATTTAAACAGACAATAATTCAAAACTACCCACACCCCTTTCAATACAGGACACTGTCACCAGTGCACAATAGGACAGTCCAACCTAGAAAACAGTGGACGACAATccatcagaaaaacacacattctcacacatacgcacttcCAAGAGGCCTTGTGTGGAACAAGtttaaacacatccacacagttcTAAAATGATAAATACATCACATTATACGCTGTATTTTAAAGCACCCAGCACAATGTGAATATGACCGTAGTGAGTGGTGTATGGTCCACCCCCGCTGCTCACCTGTATGGTGACGGCTCCCGCTCCTTCCTGCCCAAGACTTTCTCCCACAGTTCTCCAGAcgtctgttctctgctctcctctgtcccgCCCAAGCCGCTCCAGTATTCTCTTCTCCAGGTTCTCCAGTTCCTCCTGGAGGTCTGAGCGCAGTACCACATTCAGGTGACTGACACTTGAGGAAAGGAACTTAAACAGACGATCACACAGCTCCAGCTTCAGTCTCGAGGTATTCTGTGAGAGGTGTCGTTTAAAACAATGGTCTGAATCCACAATAATGTCACTGTTTCCACAATAATTTAACAGACACATGTGTGAGGAAGAtatggatgtgagtgtgtgtgtttgtgtgtatgtttgatggAGATACaggatagaaggagagagagtatgtttgtgtgtgtggttgtacgtgtatgtgtgtgtgtgtgtgtgtgtgtgtgtgatggagatagagatagaggattgaaagagagagagagagagtgtgtctgtgtgtgaggttgtacgtgtatgtgtgtttatatacactACCTCAGCATGCTGTTTCTCCAGGGTGTCCATTCTCTGCTCAATCAGGTCAGAGGTCGACTGGAGACTGGATACATGCTCTTTTAAACCACCAATCAGACCCTGCATTTCAGCCATCTCCTGTTCCCGCTGCCTGTGCACATAAGACTCCACactttagagagaaaaacactcacatgaAGCCATCAGTATAAGCCGCAAAGgtcaaaaaattaatttaactcTATGATTGGGACATGCAAATTCACATATGATTTTAAagcataaaaattaaaaaaaaaaactctgaggaTAAAAGGGCAGACACTGACAACCGGGACACAAAAGGTAAGAGGTACTCACTTCTTTGTGTTCACCCTCAGACTCGCTATGTCAGTTTCCAGcctctagagggagacaaagacacaaatacatggaTGACCAAAGCTCTGAATGATCTCTATCCACAATCTGTCTCTTAttcttgtgttgtgttctgttactGCTACAGAACCAGAAATCTG
This window harbors:
- the LOC115823851 gene encoding SUN domain-containing protein 2-like, which codes for MPRRSERLVSSGYYSNASSETSTSSTGSTGLTSYRKSPLRRTVTKKTTLLFLLISLVIFGIWFWSPSVSTPLTQTKASIRPDQHTSHRLETDIASLRVNTKKQREQEMAEMQGLIGGLKEHVSSLQSTSDLIEQRMDTLEKQHAENTSRLKLELCDRLFKFLSSSVSHLNVVLRSDLQEELENLEKRILERLGRDRGEQRTDVWRTVGESLGQEGAGAVTIQDMEKIVQRALSLYRGDGIGMADYALESAGASVINTRCSEPYQTRAAYLSLFGFPVFYWSESPRVVIQPEVSPGKYWAFRGSEGFVGISLSYPIHITHVTLDHLPRVLSPTGQIDNAPQDFAVYGMSSVNEAGNLLGKFSYDQEGESVQTFKLPKSPEQRIYRMVELRILNNWGHPEYTCVYCFRVHGEPLSV